Proteins encoded by one window of Cyanobium sp. NS01:
- a CDS encoding glycosyltransferase has product MPKLSLSMVVRNEAERLEGCLASVAGFVDEMVLLDTGSSDGTVALAERLGAVVHALPWPGDFAPARNEALRHVSGDWVLVLDADEQLLEPARAPLRRLLEQSDLLLVNLLRQERGARQSPYSSVSRLFRRHPALHWSGAYHAQVDDSVLALQRQQPHWRIADCDTPALVHDGYAPALLERGNKAGRLRQAMEQELRLQPHDPYACAKLGSLEVSEGRLRQGIRLLRRGLRHCPSEAVPERYELLLHLAIALASEDKAAAGDLYRQALELPLPGRVSLGARLNLAALLCEQGALAEAAELCGQACAIAPEVGLAWYNQGLIERRRGHLPQAITAYRRALELDPQHAEAQQNLGAALLLSGDIAAARGAFRQALELLRSQNRQGEAEALRQRASALVKLEE; this is encoded by the coding sequence ATGCCGAAGCTGAGCCTGTCGATGGTGGTGCGCAACGAAGCGGAACGGCTGGAGGGCTGCCTGGCCTCAGTGGCCGGCTTCGTGGATGAGATGGTGCTGCTCGACACCGGCTCCAGCGATGGCACCGTGGCCCTGGCCGAGCGGCTTGGTGCCGTGGTGCATGCCCTGCCCTGGCCGGGCGACTTCGCGCCGGCCCGCAACGAGGCCCTGCGCCACGTGTCCGGCGACTGGGTGCTCGTGCTCGACGCCGACGAGCAGCTGCTGGAGCCGGCCCGGGCGCCCCTGCGCCGCCTGCTGGAGCAGTCCGACCTGCTGCTGGTCAACCTGCTGCGCCAGGAGCGCGGTGCCAGGCAGTCGCCCTACTCCAGCGTCAGCCGTCTGTTTCGCCGCCACCCCGCCCTCCACTGGAGCGGCGCCTATCACGCCCAGGTGGATGACAGCGTGCTGGCCCTCCAGCGGCAGCAGCCGCACTGGCGCATCGCCGACTGCGATACCCCCGCCCTGGTGCACGACGGCTACGCCCCCGCCCTGCTGGAGCGGGGCAACAAGGCCGGGCGGCTGCGCCAGGCGATGGAACAGGAGCTGCGGCTCCAGCCCCACGATCCCTACGCCTGCGCCAAGCTCGGCAGCCTGGAGGTGAGCGAAGGCCGCCTGCGGCAGGGCATCCGCCTGCTGCGGCGCGGGCTGCGGCACTGCCCCTCCGAGGCGGTCCCGGAGCGCTACGAACTGCTGCTGCATCTGGCCATCGCCCTGGCGAGTGAGGACAAGGCCGCCGCCGGCGACCTCTACCGCCAGGCCCTGGAACTGCCCCTGCCGGGCCGGGTGAGCCTGGGCGCCCGGCTCAACCTGGCCGCCCTGCTGTGCGAGCAGGGGGCCCTGGCCGAGGCGGCCGAGCTCTGTGGCCAGGCCTGTGCCATCGCCCCTGAGGTGGGGCTTGCCTGGTACAACCAGGGCCTGATCGAACGCCGCCGCGGCCACCTGCCCCAGGCGATCACGGCCTACCGCCGCGCCCTGGAGCTGGACCCGCAGCACGCCGAAGCGCAGCAGAACCTCGGGGCGGCCCTGCTGCTCAGCGGCGACATCGCCGCAGCCCGGGGCGCCTTTCGCCAGGCCCTGGAGCTGCTGCGGAGTCAGAACCGCCAGGGCGAGGCCGAGGCGCTGCGGCAACGGGCCTCTGCCCTGGTCAAGCTGGAGGAGTGA